The Streptomyces sp. ICC1 DNA window AAGGCCGCCGCCAGCGTCAGAGGTGGAAAAGGCCAAGCCCTCCGCCGACTCCGTCCGGGCCGTCCGCGAGGTCCTCGCCCGGGGCGGCGCCCCCGAGGCCCTCGCCCCGCAGGCAGCCGCCGCGCTCGGCGAGGACGCCGCCGCGCAGCTCGCCGAGTCCCCCTGGCGGCTGCTGGCCGTCGCGGGGGTCCGCCCGACCCAGGCCGACGGTTTCGCCCGCGCCCTCCGCGGCGCCGAGGAGACCGGCCCCGGGGACGAGCGGCGGGCCGCCGCCCTGGTGGGCTGGCTGCTCGCCCAGGCCACCGCCAAGGGGCACACCGTGCTCGACGCCACCACGCTGGAATCGGCGCTCGCCCAGTACGGCGTGCCCGACCCCGCCGAGGCGCTGGAGGCGGCCGTCGGCGACGGAGCCGTGCTCGCCTTCGAGGAGCCGGTCGGGCCTCCTGGCCGGGAGTACGCCGAGGACGAGGAGCAGCCGGTGCGGATCCTGGTGGGTCTGGAGGGCTCCGCCATGGCCGAGGAGAGCCTCGCCGAGGGCCTGGCCCGCCTCGCCGACACCTTCACGGACCCCGCCGACTGGGAGAAGGCCGCCACCGGCACCGGCGCCGAGCTGATCCGCGCCGCCGCCGGGCACGGCCTGGTCACCCACACGGGCGGCGAGGCCGCCCGCGCGGAACCCCGCGCACTCCTCGCGGCCGCCCGCGAGTTCGGCCTGCGGGCCTGCCTCGCCGCGCACGCCCCGGCCGAGGGCGCCGTCACCGTGGCGGGCCTGCTCGCCGGCGCCGAGGGCCCGGGCCGGGACGCGGACGGGCAGTTCGCCCTGGACCTGCTCATCGTCCTGGACGCCCCGCAACTGGACGTGGAGACGGCCGCCGCGCTGGTGGAGTCCGTCCCCGACGGAGCCCGCCTGGTGCTGTCCGGCGACCCCGCCGTGCTCGGCTCCGCCGGCCCCGGCCGGGTCTTCGCCGACGTGCTCGCGGCCGGGGCCTTCCCCGGGCTCGTCTCCCGCGTCCCGGACCCCGGCCCGATCGGCGAGCTGGTCTCCGGGGTGGGTGTCGGGGAGCTGCACCAGGTCGAGGCCCCCGGCAAGGAGGTCGTCATCGTCCCGGTACGCGACGCCGGGGAGGCCGTGCACCGCACCGTGCAGCTGGTGGCCGAGTCGGTCCCCCGCGCTTTCGGGATCCCGGCGGACGCGGTCCAGGTGATCACCCCGGGCCACGGCGGCTCGGCGGGCACCCGCGCGCTCAACGCGGCCCTCAAGGAGCGGCTGAACCCGGGCCCTGGCCGCTTCGGCGGCTTCGACCCCGGCGACCGGGTGGTCCACGTGCCCTCCCCCGGGCGGGCGTTGGCGGCCCGGGTGGTGTCGGCCGACGCGCAGGGGCTGCACCTGGACACGGCCGCGGGCGCGGACGCGCGGATCGTCGTACCCAAGGAGCTGGTGGAGTCGCAGGTGCGGCACGGCTGGGCCGTGACGGCGCACCAGGCCGTCGGGGCGCACTGGCCCGCGGTGGTCGTCGTCCTGCCCGGTGACGCGGTCAGCGCCCTGTCCCGGGACTGGGTGTACACGGCCTTCGGGCGGGCCGAGCGGCACCTCTCGGTGGTGCACGGGGTGGACCAGGCCCTGCCGCGCGCGGTCGCGGAGGCGCCCGCGAAGCCCCGTACGACCCGGCTGACGGCCCTGCTGCGGGCGCTCGTGGCCTCGGCGCGGGAGCCGGAGCAGGCCTGATGTGACGCGCCGCGGCCCCCGTCCCGGGTGGGACGGGGGCCGCGGTGCTTCGCGCGCGGGGGCCGGGGTCAGGCCGGGGCCAGGCCCGGCTCCGCCGCCTCGTCCTCGGCGTCCTCCGTGTCCTCGGAATACTGGTCCTCGTCGAAGACGGAGCTGACGTCGAACCGGTGCATCACGTCCTGCGGATCGATGTGGGTGAAGGGCGAACCCAGCCACTCCCCCGGTTCCGCGACGTCCTCCGAGGCCGCGATCCAGAGCGTGGAATCGCCCTCCTCCAGCCCGAAGTCCTTGGCACGGGAGGCGATCTCGTCCGGCTCGTACTCGCCGAAGAGCACGCCGAGCGCCTCCGCGGTACCTCCGTCGTGGCCGAGTTCGGCTTCGCGGTCGTGCGCGACGACGCGTTCGGCCTGGGCGATCAGGCGCGCCGGTTCGACGACCGCGTAGTCGCGGCGGATGAGCACGCTGAAGGCGGCGGGCTCGGCGGGCCCGGTGTACGGGAGCCCGTCCTCGGGAGTGGGGATCTCGAAGGGGGTGACCTCGTCGTGGCGGTCGTAGAGGAGCTCGTCGTAGACCTCGGCGGCGGCGGCGAGTTCGTTGAACGCCGCGTAGACGTCCGGATCATCGTCCCCGATCCTGCTCTCGACCGCGGCGAGGTGACGGTCGAGCGCGGCCTTGACCGCCTCGGCGGCGGCGCGTACCTCGGCAACAGTGGGCAGAGCGGCATCAGACATAGTGCAGACGCTATCCGTAGCAGGGCTCTGCCCGCACAATAGATGCGATGCCGGAATACGAATTTGTCGACTTGTACGTGCCTCGCGGGGTTCCGCGCCAGGAAACGACCCGCTTGTTGACCGATCATGCCGAGTACGGGCATTGGGAGCTCGACCGGCTGACCCTGCTTCGGGACGGCAGTCGCCGCGTGCGACTGCGCCGCCGGATCATCCGTCAGGTCCGCGCGACCTGGTGACGCGGCTCCCGAGGGCGGGGGCCGCGTCCTGCCGGGCATGCGCGTGAACGGCCGTCAGGCGGCGTTGCGCGCCCGGCGGTAGAGCATGGCGCCGGCCAGCAGCATGCCCGCGGCCAGGGGCACCCCGGCGGTGAGGGTGTCGCCGGCGCCGGTCGCCGCGAGGGACGATGCCCCCTGGCCCGTCCCCTGGCCCGTCCCCTGGCCGGGGGTCGAACCGGTGCCCGGGGCGGGGTGCGTCACCGGGGTCACCGACCCGGTGCCGGGGCCCGCGCCGGGGCCGGTGGGCGTACCTGGCTGCCCGGTGCCGGGCGTACCGGGATTGCCGTGGCCACCCGGCCCGCCAGGGTTGCCCTGGTCACCGGGACCGCCCGGGTTCCCGTGGTCGCCGGGGCCGCCCGGATTGCCGTGGTCGCCCGGACCGCCCGGGTTCCCGTGGTCGCCGGGGCCGCCCGGGTTCCCGTGGTCGCCCGGACCGCCCGGGTTCCCGTGGTCACCGGGACCGCCCGGATTGCCGTGGTCGCCCGGGTTGCCGGGGCCGCCGGGGTGGTTCGGTCCTTCGTGGTCGTCGCACGGCTCGTCCGGGTGGACCGGGTGCTCGGGGTGCCGCGGGTGGCCCTTTCGGGCCGAGAGGTTCGCGCAGCGGTTGCCGAAGGCCGGGTTGAGGGCCCCCACCACCGTCACCGTGTTCCCGCAGGCGTTCGCCGGCGCGTCCACGGGAGCCTGGAGGCTGTTCCCGGACAGCAGTCCCGGTGAGTGCGCGGCGCGGCCGGAGGCGGCGGAATCCGCGTGTGCGTATCCCCCTCCCAAGGCGAGCAGGCCCCCCGCGGCCGCCATGGTGATCAGGGTCTTCCCGCCGGTGACCTGTACCTGTCGTCGCATCTGTACTTCGTCCCCTGGTGTGTCCGTCGTGCACGTGCACGCTTGGTCGGCGCACTGGCCGCACAGGCTCCCCCGCCTGGTACGCCGAAAGATCGTCATCGGGCCCGGAAAGCCCGGGGGCCCCGGAGCGCTGGAATGCGCTCCGGGGCCCAGGACTTCAGAAACTTCAGGCGTTGACGCAGGTGTTGCCGAAAGCCGGGTTCAGCAGGCCGATCACGGAGATCGAGTTGCCACAGACGTTCACGGGAACGTGAACGGGAACCTGGATGACGTTGCCGGACGCGACACCGGGCGAACCGATGGCCGCACCCTGGGCACCCGCGTCGGCGACAGCCAGACCCGCACCCGCGAGAACCAGACCACCGGTGACAGCCGCAGCGGCGGCAACCTTCTTGAGCATTGTTCCTCCTAGTAGGCAAGCGCGGTCCCAGCCGCGGACCGCACCACCTGTAACGAGGAGGGATCACCGGGGCTACGAGCCTATGAGCGCATTCACTCTTCTCAGTGGAATCCGCACACCTTCCCGATTCCGAGGCGTTAGAGCTTCCCCCGTTCTTCCGGGGAGCTGCTCAGGACTCGTCGATGAACCGGTCGAGCACCCGCACGCCGAACTTCAGACCCTCCACGGGCACCCGCTCGTCCACGCCGTGGAACATCCCGGCGAAGTCCAGCTCCGGCGGCAGCTGCAGCGGCGCGAAGCCGAAGCAGCGGATGCCGAGGTCGTCGAAGGACTTGGCGTCCGTACCGCCGGAGAGCATGTACGGGACCGCGCGCGCGATCGGGTCGTGCGCCTTCAGGGCTGTCTGCATGGCGTCCACGAGCTTCCCGTCGAAGTCCGTCTCGAGCGCCTTGTCCGCGTGGACGTCCTCCCGCTGCACGCGCGGGCCGAGGATCCGGTCGAGGTCGGCGAAGAACTCGTCCTCGTAGCCCGGCAGGAAGCGGCCGTCCACGTGGGCGGTGGCCTGCCCGGGGATGACGTTGACCTTGTAGCCGGCGCCGAGCATCGTCGGGGCGGCCGAGTTGCGCAGGGTCGCGCCGACCATCTTGGCGATGCCGCCGAGCTTGGCGAGCGTGGCGTCCATGTCGTCCGGGTCGAGCGGGGTGCCCAGCGCGTCCGAGAGCTCGTCCAGGAAGCTCCGCACGGTCTTGGTGACGCGTACGGGCCACTTGTGGCGGCCCAGGCGCCCCACGGCCTCGCAGAGCTCCGTGATGGCGTTGTCGTTGTTGGTCATGGAGCCGTGGCCGGCGGTGCCCTCGACCGTGAGCCGCATCCAGTGCATGCCCTTCTGGGCGGTCTCCACCAGGTACAGCCGCAGGTTCTCGTTGACGGTGAAGGAGAAGCCGCCGACCTCGCCGATCGCCTCGGTGACGCCCTCGAAGAGCCCGGGGTGCTTGTCGACGAGGTGCCGGGCGCCGTAGATGCCGCCCGCCTC harbors:
- a CDS encoding ATP-dependent RecD-like DNA helicase, which translates into the protein MEKAKPSADSVRAVREVLARGGAPEALAPQAAAALGEDAAAQLAESPWRLLAVAGVRPTQADGFARALRGAEETGPGDERRAAALVGWLLAQATAKGHTVLDATTLESALAQYGVPDPAEALEAAVGDGAVLAFEEPVGPPGREYAEDEEQPVRILVGLEGSAMAEESLAEGLARLADTFTDPADWEKAATGTGAELIRAAAGHGLVTHTGGEAARAEPRALLAAAREFGLRACLAAHAPAEGAVTVAGLLAGAEGPGRDADGQFALDLLIVLDAPQLDVETAAALVESVPDGARLVLSGDPAVLGSAGPGRVFADVLAAGAFPGLVSRVPDPGPIGELVSGVGVGELHQVEAPGKEVVIVPVRDAGEAVHRTVQLVAESVPRAFGIPADAVQVITPGHGGSAGTRALNAALKERLNPGPGRFGGFDPGDRVVHVPSPGRALAARVVSADAQGLHLDTAAGADARIVVPKELVESQVRHGWAVTAHQAVGAHWPAVVVVLPGDAVSALSRDWVYTAFGRAERHLSVVHGVDQALPRAVAEAPAKPRTTRLTALLRALVASAREPEQA
- a CDS encoding M20/M25/M40 family metallo-hydrolase → MSESGAGRTVSGEDEVVDLCRDLIRIDTSNYGDHSGPGERKAAEWVAEQLAEVGLEPQIFESHKGRASTVARIEGEDPSRPALLIHGHTDVVPANAADWTYDPFAGEIADGCVWGRGAVDMKDMDAMTLAVVRDRMRSGRKPPRDIVLAFLADEEAGGIYGARHLVDKHPGLFEGVTEAIGEVGGFSFTVNENLRLYLVETAQKGMHWMRLTVEGTAGHGSMTNNDNAITELCEAVGRLGRHKWPVRVTKTVRSFLDELSDALGTPLDPDDMDATLAKLGGIAKMVGATLRNSAAPTMLGAGYKVNVIPGQATAHVDGRFLPGYEDEFFADLDRILGPRVQREDVHADKALETDFDGKLVDAMQTALKAHDPIARAVPYMLSGGTDAKSFDDLGIRCFGFAPLQLPPELDFAGMFHGVDERVPVEGLKFGVRVLDRFIDES
- a CDS encoding chaplin family protein, encoding MRRQVQVTGGKTLITMAAAGGLLALGGGYAHADSAASGRAAHSPGLLSGNSLQAPVDAPANACGNTVTVVGALNPAFGNRCANLSARKGHPRHPEHPVHPDEPCDDHEGPNHPGGPGNPGDHGNPGGPGDHGNPGGPGDHGNPGGPGDHGNPGGPGDHGNPGGPGDHGNPGGPGDQGNPGGPGGHGNPGTPGTGQPGTPTGPGAGPGTGSVTPVTHPAPGTGSTPGQGTGQGTGQGASSLAATGAGDTLTAGVPLAAGMLLAGAMLYRRARNAA
- the chpH gene encoding chaplin ChpH, which encodes MLKKVAAAAAVTGGLVLAGAGLAVADAGAQGAAIGSPGVASGNVIQVPVHVPVNVCGNSISVIGLLNPAFGNTCVNA
- a CDS encoding DUF5703 family protein, producing the protein MPEYEFVDLYVPRGVPRQETTRLLTDHAEYGHWELDRLTLLRDGSRRVRLRRRIIRQVRATW